GCTATAGTTGGGAATTATATCGGAAAAGAAGCACTGGCTGCAGTTGGGGCATCTTTTCCTATCATCTTTACTCTGATTTCCCTAATTATCGGAATAGCTACCGGCTCAACTATCGTGATTGCTCAATATTACGGGGCCAAGGATATGCCAAAAATTTTAAGGGCCATCGATACCTTGTATATATTTCTGTTTTTTGCCTCGATTATCGTGAGTGTGCTTGGGATCATTTTCGCCCCGCAAATATTTCGACTCATCAAGCTCCCTGAAGAAGTATTGCCCGATGCAGTAACCTATTTAAGAATTTATCTGGCAGGTTTGGTACTGTTCTTCGGATTTAACGGAACCAGTGCAATTTTAAGGGGATTGGGTGATTCAAAAACACCACTTTATTTTTTAATAGTTGCCACCCTTGCCAACGTGATTTTTGACTTTGTGTTTGTTTTGTGGTTCAAGTGGGGAATTGCCGGAGTGGCTTTTGCAACATTATTATCCCAGGCAGGAGCATTCATAACTGCGATTATTTATTTAAATCGTACGCACGAAGTGATCAACCTTTCGTGGCGAAGACTTGTATTTGATAAGGTGATTTTTAAACAGAGTACACGAATAGGTTTTCCGATAGGTTTTCAGCAGGTCTTTGTTGCACTCGGTATGATGGTGATGTACTGGCTGGTAAATCCTTTTGGTACTGACACAGCCGCAGCCTATTCGGTAGTATTTCGTATTGACGCTTTTGCATCGATGCCAGCCATGATGTTTGCTGCCGCTTTATCAACCTTTGTGGGGCAAAACCTTGGGGCAAATAAGCCTGAACGGGTTAAAAAAGGATTGATGGCAACTTTTTATACCACATCGGCAATTGCACTGATTGTTGGAGTCATTGCATTTAGTTTCAGCAGGCCACTGATGCATTTATTTACTTCCGATGAAAATGTGATTGTTATTGGAGTTCAATACCTGCATATCGTTAGTTTTTTCTACATCACTTTTACCGCAATGTTTACCATTGGTGCGGTAATGCGGGGGGCAGGCGATACGCTTATTCCTATGTTTATTACCTTTTTCGCACTATGGATTGTTCGGATTCCCGTATGTTATTATCTTTCATTAAAAATGGGTCCCGTTGGTATTTGGTGGGGAATCCCTATTGCCTGGATAATAGGCTTGATTTTATCGTATCTCTATTATTTAACAGGCAGGTGGAAGACGAAAAATATTCTTCTCAGAAAAGACTGATTTTGCTTACTCAATCAAAATATTCATATTGATGAACTTCTTTAAAATGAAGATTCATTCCTTGGCCTTTTGCATTCACATAGGTCATTGTTTCTGCTAAGCGCTGATTTTGATCGAAGATGCGTTCAACCCGATGATTGATCTCCCCATTTCGATTAAATTGCTCTTGCAGTATGATATTGTTTTTTTCATCATATTCAAGCTTGGTGGTATTTCTTTGATAAGCATCTTCTTCAATAAATTCCTCAATATAACGACCTCGATATTTTTGGTACTCAATTTTTTTAACTAATTGTTTTTTTGCATTATAGTATAATTCCTTTTCAACATTCCCTTCTTCATCATAACGATATTCTTTTTTCGTTTCACTTTTTTCTTCCGCTGTCCAGTGAACTTCTGATTCTAATTTATTATCGTTCAACGTAAATGATTTTTTTTCTGCTATTTCTTCATCTTCATCATACCTAATGTATTCAACCAATTGTTTGCCTTCAAATTTAAATGCTTCTTTATATTCCATTTCATCATCATCATTTCTGCAGAGTTTTTCAATCAGATGACCATCCTGATTATAGGTGAAAACTGTCGTATCTATCGATCCATCGAGATAATGTTTTTCTTCTTTAATTTTTTTCCCCTTGGCATCCCATTCAAAAAATGTTTTTTCGAGCAACTCTTCTTCACCGTCAAGGCACGATTCTTCAATTAATCTGTTTTGATCATCATATTTGCTTTCTATTGTTTGGTCCACAACTCCGGGAGGATTGTAGCTGATATCTTTGGTCGGGTTTCCTTGTGCATCATAAAATATTTCCTTGGTTAGCAGATTTTGTTTAGGTTCTGTTTGACCACTGTTCATGTCAAGATTATAGATTCGCTCAATAGAAATTTGTTTGTTCATATTCAATTTTTTTATTCATATTAGATTGGCTAAATTTACGGTTTTAATTCATTCCTGTAAAATATCTCATTATGAAAAAAACCACTTTTCTTCTTTTTATAATATTTTGGACCCTTGTTTCAGCAGCCGCTGTTCAGGCTCAGATATTCAATTTAAAATCGCCCGATAATTCAATCGAAGTAACTGTCATTATTGAAAATGATATTCGTTATTCGATTAAAGTTGATGGTAAGAATGTACTAGATTATTCACGCATATCGCTCGCGGTTGATGAAAAAGTGTTAGGAAAATTGCCTGTTGTTGTTCAGGTGATCAGGGATGAACACAATGAAATTTTGAAGCCTGTAGTCGCAGTAAAAAGTTCTGAGATTATTGATAATTACAGGTCATTAGAATTTGTTTTTAAAGAAAAATTCCGGATAGAATTCCGTGCTTATAATGAAGGGATTGCTTATCGTTTCAAAACAAATTTCAAGGATGACATTAAGATTAAATCGGAAGAGGCTGCGTTTAGATTTTCCAACGATTTTATGACTTATTTCCCTGAAGAAACCAGCTTTCATTCACATAACGAAAGATATTATAAAAACTATAAAATTTCTGAATTAACTGAGGAAAAATTTTGCAGTTTGCCAATGTTGGCCGAAGCTGAAAATGGAGTCAAATTGGTAATTACCGAAACCGATCTGACTGATTATCCCGGTATGTGGCTCAAACCTTCCAATGGAGAGTTTGAACTGAGCGGGACTTTTCCGGCCTATCCCAAAAAAGTAGTTCAGGAAAATGACAGAAGTGTGAAAGTTGTTGAAAGGGAAGATTATCTTGCTATCACAAAAGGTAAAAGAACTTTCCCCTGGAGGATCGTTGCAATCGCGAAATCGGATGCCGACTTAATTACCAACCAACTCACTTATATTTTAGCAACACCATCGCAAATTAATGATCCAAGTTGGATCAGGCCCGGGAAAGTTGCCTGGGATTGGTGGAATTTCAACAATGTTTATGGGGTGGATTTTAATGCCGGGGTGAACACTCAAACCTATAAATATTATATCGATTTTGCTGCAGAATATGGAATCGAATACATCATCATGGATGAAGGTTGGTATGTATTGGGCGACTTGTCAAAAATAGTTCCTGAAATTAATATGGATGAAATAACCGCTTATGCCAAGTCGAAAGGCGTTGGGGTAATTTTATGGGTAGTTTGGAAAACCCTCGACGATCAATTAGAAGAATCATTGGCCCAATTTGACAGATGGGGCATCAAAGGAATAAAGGTTGATTTTATGCAGCGTGATGATCAGTGGATGGTAAATTATTATGAAAAAATTGCCCGTGCAGCTGCTGAGCATCGTCTGCTGGTTGATTTTCATGGAAGCTATAAACCGGCAGGTTTAAGACGAGCCTTTCCGAATGTGATAACCCGTGAAGGAGTGAGAGGTTTGGAACATAATAAATGGGCCGATACCCAAACACCCACCCATAATGTTACGATTCCGTTTATTCGCATGCTGGCCGGGCCAATGGATTATACACCGGGGGCTATGGTGAATGCCCAGCCTAAAAATTTCCATATTTCGTGGAACAGACCGATGAGTTTGGGAACCCGTTGCCATCAAATAGCCATGTACGTGGTGTTTGAAAGCCCGCTTCAAATGCTTGCCGATAATCCTTCAAATTATATTAAAGAAAATGAATGCACCCGTTTTATTTCAAAAATCCCCACCGTTTGGGATGAGACAAAAGTGCTTAAAGCAAAAATAGGGGAGGTCGTTGCCATTGCACGAAGAAATGGGAATAACTGGTACATTGGAGCAATGTCGAATTTGGATCCAAGAAGTATTCAGGTTGATTTTTCCTTTTTACCCGAAGGTAAATATAAGATTCAAATTTTTCAGGACGGCAAAAATGCGCATCGATATGCTAGCGATTATAAAACGTTAAATGGATTTGTAAGTAAGGATGATTTGTTTACGGTTGAGCTTGCTCCCGGTGGAGGATGGGCCGCGATTTTGACTCCGGAAAATAAATAAATTTCTTAACTTACATATGCTTATTTTTACCGAATAATTTAATTTGAAAAATAAAGCCATGGGATTGAAAGTAGGAGATCGGGTTAAATTTTTAAATGAATCAGGTGGTGGAGTCGTAAGCAAGATTTTAAACCCGAAAATGGTGAATGTTGCAGTGGAGGATGGTTTCGATATTCCTACCATGAT
This genomic window from Bacteroidota bacterium contains:
- a CDS encoding glycoside hydrolase family 97 protein; translated protein: MKKTTFLLFIIFWTLVSAAAVQAQIFNLKSPDNSIEVTVIIENDIRYSIKVDGKNVLDYSRISLAVDEKVLGKLPVVVQVIRDEHNEILKPVVAVKSSEIIDNYRSLEFVFKEKFRIEFRAYNEGIAYRFKTNFKDDIKIKSEEAAFRFSNDFMTYFPEETSFHSHNERYYKNYKISELTEEKFCSLPMLAEAENGVKLVITETDLTDYPGMWLKPSNGEFELSGTFPAYPKKVVQENDRSVKVVEREDYLAITKGKRTFPWRIVAIAKSDADLITNQLTYILATPSQINDPSWIRPGKVAWDWWNFNNVYGVDFNAGVNTQTYKYYIDFAAEYGIEYIIMDEGWYVLGDLSKIVPEINMDEITAYAKSKGVGVILWVVWKTLDDQLEESLAQFDRWGIKGIKVDFMQRDDQWMVNYYEKIARAAAEHRLLVDFHGSYKPAGLRRAFPNVITREGVRGLEHNKWADTQTPTHNVTIPFIRMLAGPMDYTPGAMVNAQPKNFHISWNRPMSLGTRCHQIAMYVVFESPLQMLADNPSNYIKENECTRFISKIPTVWDETKVLKAKIGEVVAIARRNGNNWYIGAMSNLDPRSIQVDFSFLPEGKYKIQIFQDGKNAHRYASDYKTLNGFVSKDDLFTVELAPGGGWAAILTPENK
- a CDS encoding MATE family efflux transporter — its product is MKDLSVGKEGPLIFKFAMPMLLGNVFQQLYNVVDSAIVGNYIGKEALAAVGASFPIIFTLISLIIGIATGSTIVIAQYYGAKDMPKILRAIDTLYIFLFFASIIVSVLGIIFAPQIFRLIKLPEEVLPDAVTYLRIYLAGLVLFFGFNGTSAILRGLGDSKTPLYFLIVATLANVIFDFVFVLWFKWGIAGVAFATLLSQAGAFITAIIYLNRTHEVINLSWRRLVFDKVIFKQSTRIGFPIGFQQVFVALGMMVMYWLVNPFGTDTAAAYSVVFRIDAFASMPAMMFAAALSTFVGQNLGANKPERVKKGLMATFYTTSAIALIVGVIAFSFSRPLMHLFTSDENVIVIGVQYLHIVSFFYITFTAMFTIGAVMRGAGDTLIPMFITFFALWIVRIPVCYYLSLKMGPVGIWWGIPIAWIIGLILSYLYYLTGRWKTKNILLRKD